The Pandoraea vervacti DNA window CTCCACGTAGGCGAAGTACTGCACGGCCGGCATGATCGATTGCATCAGAATGTCGCGGCAGATGGGCGAATCCCCGTCCCAGTTGTCGCCGTCGGAGACCTGCGCGCCGTAGATGTTCCAGTCGCTTGGCGAGTACCGGTCCGCGATGATCTCGTTCATCAGCTTGAGCGCACTGGAGACCACGGTGCCGCCCGATTCGCGCGCGTAAAAGAAGTCGTCTTCGTTGACCTCCTTGGCCGTGGTGTGGTGCCGAATGAGCACGAGATCGATGCGTTCGTAGTTATGCCGCAGGAACAAGTAGAGCAGCATGAAGAACCGCTTGGCCAGATCCTTGCGGCTCTGGTCCATGGAACCCGAGACGTCCATCAGGCAGAACATGACGGCCTGCGCCTGCGGACGCGGCTGCATGATCCGGTTCGAATACCGCAAATCGAGTTTTTCGATGTACGGAATCGCCTCGACGCGCGTGCGCAAATGCGTGATCTCGTGCGCGAGCGCCAGCGCACGGGGGGACGTGTCGCCCTCGCGCGAGACGATGTCCTCGTACTCGGCTTCGAGCTCACGCAATTGTTTGCGATAGGGCGCGGTAAGCGCGATGCGCCGGCCCAGCGAGCTGCGCATCGTGCGAATGACGTTGAGGTTCGACGGCGTACCGTCGATCGAGTAGCCTGCGCGAACCTTGCGGAATTCCGGTATCTGCGCGAGCCGGCGTTTCGCGAGGTCCGGCAGGGCCATGTCCTCGAAGAAGAACTTCAGGAACTCCTCTCGCGAGAGGTTGAAGACGAAGTCGTCCTCTCCCTCTCCCGAGTCGCTGGCGCGGCTGCCGCCGCCACCCGCGCCCGACGGCGGACGCTCGAAATTGTCGCCCACCACGAACTCGCGATTGCCGGGATGCACCATCTCCCGCCGCCCGCCGGGCCCGTGGTGGAACAACGGTTCCGAAATGTCCTTCACCGGGATCGAGACCTGTCCGCTGCCATCGATATCGGTAATCTTGCGCCCAGCCACCGCCTTCGCTACCGCGCGACGAATCTGGTCGCGGTAGCGTTTGATAAAGCGCTGCTGATTGATGGCGCTTTTGTTCTTGCCGTTTTGCCGTCTGTCGATGATTGCTGACATAGTGGCCCCGATTGGTTGCAACGGTTGCTACGGTCGTTACGAGGATTTGCGCACGCGCAGGTACCATTCCACCAGCAGGCGGACCTGCTTGGGCGTATAGCCCTTTTCCACCATGCGATTGACGAAATTCGCGTGCTTTTCCTGATCCTCCTTCGAAGACTTCGCGTTGAAGGAAATCACCGGCAGCAGATCCTCGGTGGTCGAGAACATGCGTTTTTCGATGACCGCACGCAACTTTTCGTAACTCGTCCAGAGCGGATTCTTGCCCGCGTTGTTGGCGCGCGCACGCAGCACGAAGTTGACGATCTCGTTGCGGAAGTCCTTCGGGTTGGTGATCCCGGCCGGCTTCTCGACTTTTTCCAATTCGTCGTTGAGCGCGGTGCGGTCCAGAATTTCGCCGGTGTTCGGATCCCGGTACTCCTGATCCTGAATCCACAGGTCGGCGAAGTTCACGTAGCGATCGAAGATATTCTGGCCGTACTCGGAATACGACTCCAGGTAAGCCGTCTGAATTTCCTTGCCGATGAACTCCACGAACGGCGCGGTCAGATACTCCTTGATGTAGGCCAGATAGCGCTTCTCGACTTCACCCGGATACTGTTCGCGCTCGATCTGCTGCTCAAGCACGTACAGCATGTGCACCGGGTTGGCCGCGACTTCGGTGTTGTCGAAGTTGAAGACCTTCGAGAGCACCTTGAAAGCGAAACGCGTGGACATCCCGGTCATCCCCTCGTCCACCCCGGCATAGTCGCGATACTCCTGGTACGACTTGGCCTTCGGGTCGATGTCCTTGAGGTTTTCACCGTCGTAGACACGGACCTTGGAGAAGATGTTGGAATTCTCGGGCTCTTTCAGACGCGTGAGCACGGCGAATTGCGCCAGCATCTTGAGCACGTTCGGGGCGCGCGGGGCATTGGCGAGCGAACTGTTCTTGACCAGCTTCTCGTAGATCTTCACCTCGTCGGTCACGCGCAGGCAATACGGCACCTTCACGATGTAAATACGGTCGAGGAAAGCCTCGTTATTGCGGTTGCCCTTGAAGCTTTGCCACTCCGCTTCGTTCGAGTGAGCGAGCACGATACCG harbors:
- a CDS encoding YeaH/YhbH family protein, with the translated sequence MSAIIDRRQNGKNKSAINQQRFIKRYRDQIRRAVAKAVAGRKITDIDGSGQVSIPVKDISEPLFHHGPGGRREMVHPGNREFVVGDNFERPPSGAGGGGSRASDSGEGEDDFVFNLSREEFLKFFFEDMALPDLAKRRLAQIPEFRKVRAGYSIDGTPSNLNVIRTMRSSLGRRIALTAPYRKQLRELEAEYEDIVSREGDTSPRALALAHEITHLRTRVEAIPYIEKLDLRYSNRIMQPRPQAQAVMFCLMDVSGSMDQSRKDLAKRFFMLLYLFLRHNYERIDLVLIRHHTTAKEVNEDDFFYARESGGTVVSSALKLMNEIIADRYSPSDWNIYGAQVSDGDNWDGDSPICRDILMQSIMPAVQYFAYVEVASAEPQNLWNEYLSVKQQHPNFAMQRIMEAAEIYPVLHDLFKKKAA
- a CDS encoding PrkA family serine protein kinase; this translates as MDIFSHYTTRFEARREEEYSIQEYLEICKKDSTAYATAAERMLRAIGEPELIDTHHDPRLSRLFSNKIIKIYPAFRDFYGMEDTIEQIVSFFKHAAQGLEERKQILYLLGPPGGGKSSLAEKLKALMEDVPIYCLKGSPVHESPLGLFSPEEDGKILEEDFGIPIRYLNTIPSPWATKRLNEFNGDITKFRVVKVRPSVLQQIAIAKTEPGDENNQDISSLVGKVDIRKLEEYPQDDPDAYSYSGGLCLANRGLLEFVEMFKAPIKVLHPLLTATQEGNYKGTEGFGAIPFDGIVLAHSNEAEWQSFKGNRNNEAFLDRIYIVKVPYCLRVTDEVKIYEKLVKNSSLANAPRAPNVLKMLAQFAVLTRLKEPENSNIFSKVRVYDGENLKDIDPKAKSYQEYRDYAGVDEGMTGMSTRFAFKVLSKVFNFDNTEVAANPVHMLYVLEQQIEREQYPGEVEKRYLAYIKEYLTAPFVEFIGKEIQTAYLESYSEYGQNIFDRYVNFADLWIQDQEYRDPNTGEILDRTALNDELEKVEKPAGITNPKDFRNEIVNFVLRARANNAGKNPLWTSYEKLRAVIEKRMFSTTEDLLPVISFNAKSSKEDQEKHANFVNRMVEKGYTPKQVRLLVEWYLRVRKSS